One window of the Lactobacillus sp. PV034 genome contains the following:
- the thrS gene encoding threonine--tRNA ligase, translated as MSFSVTLPDGSKKEFDQAVSVKDLASSIATSLGKAAVGARIDGHVRPLDYMIDGDVEAAIITDKDEEGLDILRATTAFLLEAVAKREYPELRLGMHEADEGGFFVDTDKSDQIKITELPKLEKAMEKAIKNGEKIEFATMSKSELQEIFKDDKFKLELLEKEDNEVEVYKLGDFVDFGFDALLPNTGKIKNFKLLSVAGAYWLGKSSNPMLQRIFGTAFFKKSALEEDLKRREEIKERDHRTIGRDLDLFFVDPKVGAGLPYWMPKGATIRRVIERYIVDKEVADGYQHVYTPVLMNVDAYKTSGHWAHYRDDMFPPMDMGDGEMLELRPMNCPSHIQIYKHHIRSYRELPIRIAELGMMHRYEKSGALSGLQRVREMTLNDGHTFVALDQIQEEFAKVLKLIMDVYEDFDITDYYFRLSYRDPKNTDKYFANDEMWETAQKMLKGAMDDLGLDYVEAEGEAAFYGPKLDIQTKTALGNDETMSTIQLDFMLPEKFDLKYVGKDGEEHRPVMIHRGIVGTMERFIAYLTEIYKGAFPTWLAPVQAEIIPVNEDAHGEYAEKVKAELTKRGFRAEVDHRNEKMGYKIRESQTQKVPYTLVLGDDEMNANSVNVRRYGTEEQISKSLDDFINEIDADVKSYSRKN; from the coding sequence ATGAGTTTTTCTGTAACTTTACCAGATGGATCAAAAAAAGAATTTGACCAAGCAGTATCTGTTAAGGATTTAGCATCTTCAATTGCAACTTCTCTTGGCAAAGCTGCTGTTGGTGCAAGAATTGATGGTCATGTAAGACCATTAGACTACATGATTGATGGTGATGTAGAAGCAGCTATTATCACTGATAAAGATGAAGAAGGTCTAGACATTTTACGTGCTACAACTGCATTCTTATTAGAAGCAGTTGCTAAGCGTGAATACCCTGAATTGCGTCTTGGAATGCATGAAGCCGATGAAGGTGGCTTCTTTGTCGATACTGATAAGAGCGATCAAATTAAGATTACCGAATTACCAAAACTTGAAAAAGCCATGGAAAAGGCAATCAAGAATGGTGAAAAGATTGAATTCGCTACTATGAGTAAGAGCGAATTACAAGAAATCTTCAAGGATGACAAGTTTAAACTTGAATTACTTGAAAAAGAAGATAATGAAGTTGAAGTTTACAAGTTAGGTGACTTCGTTGACTTTGGTTTTGATGCCTTATTACCAAATACTGGTAAGATTAAGAACTTCAAACTTTTATCAGTAGCTGGTGCTTACTGGTTAGGTAAGTCTTCTAATCCAATGCTTCAAAGAATCTTTGGAACTGCCTTCTTCAAGAAGAGTGCATTAGAAGAAGATTTGAAGCGCCGTGAAGAAATTAAGGAAAGAGACCACCGTACTATTGGCCGTGACTTAGACTTGTTCTTTGTTGATCCTAAAGTTGGTGCTGGTCTTCCATACTGGATGCCAAAGGGTGCTACAATTCGTCGCGTTATTGAACGTTACATTGTTGATAAAGAAGTTGCAGATGGCTACCAACATGTTTACACCCCAGTTTTGATGAATGTTGATGCTTATAAGACTTCAGGTCACTGGGCACACTACCGTGATGACATGTTTCCACCAATGGACATGGGTGATGGCGAAATGCTTGAATTACGTCCAATGAACTGTCCATCACACATTCAAATTTATAAGCACCACATTCGTTCATACCGTGAATTACCAATCCGTATTGCTGAATTAGGTATGATGCACCGTTACGAAAAATCAGGTGCCTTATCAGGTTTACAACGTGTGCGTGAAATGACTTTAAATGATGGTCACACTTTTGTTGCTCTAGATCAAATCCAAGAAGAATTTGCTAAGGTATTGAAGTTAATCATGGATGTTTATGAAGACTTTGATATTACTGATTACTACTTCAGATTATCTTACCGTGATCCAAAGAATACTGATAAGTACTTTGCAAATGATGAAATGTGGGAAACTGCTCAAAAGATGCTTAAGGGTGCGATGGATGATCTTGGTTTGGATTATGTTGAAGCAGAAGGTGAAGCTGCCTTCTATGGTCCAAAACTTGATATTCAAACTAAGACCGCCTTGGGTAATGATGAAACTATGTCCACTATCCAATTAGACTTCATGCTTCCAGAAAAATTTGACTTGAAGTATGTTGGTAAAGATGGTGAAGAACACCGTCCAGTTATGATTCACCGTGGTATTGTTGGTACGATGGAAAGATTTATCGCTTACTTAACTGAAATTTACAAGGGTGCTTTCCCAACTTGGCTTGCTCCAGTTCAAGCAGAAATTATTCCAGTTAATGAAGATGCACATGGTGAATATGCTGAAAAAGTTAAGGCAGAATTAACTAAGCGTGGCTTCAGAGCTGAAGTAGACCACCGTAATGAAAAGATGGGTTACAAGATTCGTGAATCTCAAACTCAAAAAGTTCCTTACACTTTAGTTTTAGGTGATGATGAAATGAATGCTAATAGTGTTAACGTTCGTCGTTACGGAACTGAAGAACAAATTTCTAAGAGTTTAGATGACTTTATCAATGAAATTGATGCTGATGTTAAATCTTACTCACGTAAAAATTAA
- a CDS encoding DnaD domain protein, whose protein sequence is MYVSSNPKQPFYVANQIVLTSNDQKVLTKLYQPLVGVLGVGLYTTLVNEFDTIPFAGDYKTLYQLQDQTDADLKSIFSSLHHLEAVGLLKTFVGQNPVLGDVIIFQLLPVPRPQEFFATFLLSSMLRERLGTVGFERLVKEFTPRVFTGLKDAREVSAGFFEVFHLSQNAAIEPPAVVKEASAKVGEVKAPQVKLTEKAKKIDWDFLLALFDAYHINKAEVDKHRSEISQLMAFYDLSEQDFINEAMLTFSAGKTSLDMEAIASVIAENYGSRQTKTSVEKQITPKKDTLATIKNLSKQDDEFLKEVNQYSVVDYLYHLKEKKGGYVTANEKKVLYRLQNQYGLSPQLINVLIYTCLEYDSVLAPNLADRIANDWLQKGVTTAVQAIGYVKKRRSQTRNRRYQVNHKPVKKTSDWQAKKRQTSETSRAQMSEDEMNQIFKNFGKENKG, encoded by the coding sequence ATGTATGTTAGTAGCAATCCAAAACAACCTTTCTATGTTGCTAACCAAATCGTCCTAACTAGTAATGATCAAAAAGTCTTAACTAAGCTTTATCAGCCTCTAGTAGGTGTGTTAGGAGTAGGACTCTACACAACCTTAGTTAATGAATTTGATACGATTCCTTTTGCTGGAGATTATAAAACTCTCTATCAATTGCAAGATCAAACCGATGCTGATTTAAAAAGTATTTTTTCTAGTTTACATCACCTTGAAGCGGTAGGACTTTTAAAAACATTTGTTGGACAAAATCCAGTTTTGGGCGATGTTATAATCTTTCAACTTTTACCTGTTCCTAGACCGCAAGAATTTTTTGCCACTTTCCTACTATCAAGTATGCTACGTGAAAGACTGGGAACTGTTGGTTTTGAACGTTTAGTTAAAGAATTTACTCCACGCGTTTTTACTGGCTTAAAAGACGCACGAGAAGTAAGTGCAGGATTTTTTGAAGTTTTCCACTTATCGCAAAATGCGGCAATTGAACCGCCAGCAGTTGTCAAAGAAGCTAGCGCAAAGGTCGGAGAAGTTAAAGCTCCACAAGTAAAACTAACTGAAAAAGCTAAAAAAATTGACTGGGATTTTTTACTTGCACTCTTTGATGCCTACCATATTAATAAGGCAGAAGTTGACAAGCACCGCAGTGAAATTAGCCAGCTGATGGCGTTTTATGATTTGAGCGAACAGGATTTTATCAACGAAGCCATGCTTACTTTTTCAGCAGGAAAGACCAGCTTAGATATGGAGGCAATTGCAAGCGTTATTGCAGAAAATTATGGTAGCAGGCAGACTAAGACTTCTGTTGAAAAACAAATTACACCTAAGAAGGATACATTAGCTACGATCAAAAATCTTTCAAAGCAAGATGATGAATTTTTAAAGGAAGTCAATCAATATTCAGTTGTGGACTACTTATACCATCTCAAAGAAAAAAAGGGTGGTTATGTAACTGCTAATGAAAAAAAGGTGCTCTATCGTTTGCAGAATCAATATGGCTTAAGTCCGCAACTAATTAATGTATTAATCTATACCTGTTTAGAATATGACTCAGTCTTAGCGCCTAATCTGGCTGATCGGATTGCAAATGACTGGCTGCAAAAGGGCGTAACTACGGCTGTTCAAGCTATTGGGTATGTTAAAAAGCGACGCTCGCAAACACGTAATCGCCGCTACCAGGTAAATCATAAACCAGTCAAAAAAACTAGTGATTGGCAAGCTAAAAAACGCCAAACTAGTGAAACTTCAAGGGCACAGATGTCTGAAGATGAAATGAATCAAATTTTTAAAAATTTTGGAAAAGAAAATAAAGGGTAA
- the polA gene encoding DNA polymerase I has product MAQKKLLLIDGNSVSFRAFYALFRQLENFKSPDGLHTNAIFAFKNMLDSLLKDIEPDNVLVAFDAGKVTFRNEMYDDYKGGRQKTPSELSEQLPVIRELLKDMGIESYELKNYEADDIIGTFATLGEDADFKVTIVTGDRDLTQLASDKVTVMVTKRGVNDLEAYTPEHMKEVNGVTPTEFIDMKALMGDSSDNYPGVEGIGPKTASNLIQKYGSVEGLYEHIDELKASKRKERLIRDKDKAVLGKKLATIDRHAPVTITLADTKLRQPDQEALRQLYERLNFRSFLAKMNASAAGTSQEATETYAYEELTSENIDELTTIKDHEVTFYLAMLGENYHLAPIEGFCLKANGKIYASENIDLLTEPVLKDLLQDATIKKNVFDIKRTLVGLDRLGIKAKGLDYDMLLASYLVNNENNSNDLGEVAHLYGEYSVKSDLEVYGKGKKAAVPEKDIFYNHLAAKVAVIEKLKPELLEKLKDHEQDDLYDSIEIPTAYVLAKMERNGFKVNAATLEELDQGISEKLAELEAKIYQQAGEEFNINSTKQLGHILFEKLGLPPIKKTKTGYSTSVEVLEALKTKSPIVSNILEYRQLNKLESTYIKALPEWIMSDGKIHTRYLQTLTATGRLSSVDPNLQNIPTKTEEGKQIRKAFVPSTPDGYIFSCDYSQVELRVLAQVSGDENMQEAFKSGYDIHAHTAMRIFHLDSPDEVTPLMRRHAKAVNFGIVYGISDYGLSKNIGISRKQAKEFIENYFEQYPQIKEYMDQAIKEAREKGYAETIMHRRRYLPDIHAKNFNVRSFAERTAINSPIQGSAADIIKIAMINMQKKLDELKLKTKMVLQVHDELIFDVPKDELETIKKIVPQVMQSAVKLDVPLIADSNWGHNWYEAK; this is encoded by the coding sequence ATGGCTCAAAAAAAATTACTTTTAATTGATGGAAATTCTGTTTCATTTAGAGCATTTTATGCTTTATTTCGCCAATTAGAAAATTTTAAAAGTCCAGATGGCTTACATACCAATGCTATTTTTGCTTTTAAAAATATGCTTGATTCCTTATTAAAAGATATTGAACCTGATAATGTTTTGGTTGCATTTGATGCAGGGAAAGTCACTTTTAGAAATGAGATGTATGATGACTATAAGGGTGGCCGTCAAAAAACACCAAGTGAGTTATCAGAACAATTACCTGTTATCCGTGAATTATTGAAAGATATGGGAATTGAAAGCTATGAACTAAAGAACTATGAGGCAGATGATATCATTGGAACTTTTGCGACTTTAGGTGAAGATGCAGATTTTAAAGTAACCATTGTCACTGGAGATCGCGACTTGACGCAACTGGCTTCTGATAAAGTTACGGTGATGGTAACCAAGCGTGGTGTAAATGATTTGGAAGCTTATACACCTGAACATATGAAGGAAGTTAATGGGGTTACTCCAACTGAATTTATTGATATGAAGGCCCTGATGGGAGATAGTTCCGATAATTATCCAGGTGTTGAAGGAATTGGGCCCAAAACTGCTTCAAATTTGATTCAAAAATATGGTTCTGTTGAAGGGCTTTACGAACATATTGATGAGCTCAAGGCTTCTAAACGTAAGGAACGCTTAATTCGTGATAAAGACAAGGCTGTCCTAGGTAAAAAATTAGCAACTATAGACCGTCATGCACCAGTGACTATTACTTTAGCTGATACTAAATTACGTCAGCCAGATCAAGAAGCTTTGCGTCAACTATATGAAAGACTTAATTTTAGAAGCTTTTTAGCTAAAATGAATGCTAGTGCAGCTGGAACAAGTCAAGAAGCCACTGAAACTTATGCTTATGAAGAATTAACTTCGGAAAATATTGATGAGTTAACCACAATTAAGGATCATGAAGTTACATTTTACTTGGCTATGCTGGGAGAAAATTATCATCTTGCGCCAATTGAAGGCTTTTGTCTCAAAGCTAATGGCAAAATTTATGCTAGTGAAAATATTGATTTGTTAACTGAACCAGTATTAAAAGATCTCTTACAAGATGCTACGATTAAGAAGAATGTTTTTGATATTAAGAGAACTTTGGTTGGCTTAGATCGTCTAGGGATAAAAGCCAAGGGACTCGATTATGACATGCTTTTGGCATCTTATTTGGTTAATAATGAGAATAACTCAAACGACTTGGGAGAAGTGGCGCATTTATACGGCGAATATTCTGTAAAAAGCGATTTAGAAGTTTATGGTAAGGGCAAAAAAGCTGCTGTTCCTGAAAAGGATATTTTTTATAATCACTTAGCCGCTAAGGTAGCTGTTATTGAAAAACTCAAACCAGAATTATTAGAAAAGTTAAAGGATCATGAACAAGATGATCTATATGATAGTATTGAAATTCCAACAGCTTATGTTTTGGCTAAGATGGAACGTAATGGGTTCAAAGTTAATGCAGCTACTTTAGAAGAGCTAGATCAAGGTATTTCTGAAAAACTTGCAGAATTAGAAGCAAAGATTTATCAACAGGCTGGAGAAGAATTTAATATTAATTCTACAAAACAACTCGGTCATATTTTGTTTGAAAAGCTTGGTTTGCCACCAATTAAGAAAACTAAGACTGGTTATTCAACTTCAGTTGAAGTTTTAGAAGCATTAAAGACTAAGAGCCCAATTGTTTCTAATATTTTGGAATATCGTCAACTTAATAAATTAGAATCAACTTACATTAAGGCTTTACCAGAATGGATCATGTCAGATGGTAAAATTCATACTCGTTACTTACAAACTTTAACAGCAACCGGACGTTTATCTTCAGTAGATCCTAATTTACAAAATATTCCTACTAAAACAGAAGAAGGAAAACAAATTAGAAAAGCTTTTGTACCTTCAACGCCTGATGGGTATATTTTTTCTTGTGACTACTCTCAAGTGGAATTGCGGGTCCTAGCTCAAGTATCAGGTGATGAAAATATGCAAGAAGCCTTTAAATCGGGCTATGATATTCACGCTCATACAGCAATGCGTATTTTTCATTTAGATTCTCCTGATGAAGTTACTCCCTTAATGCGTCGACATGCTAAGGCGGTTAACTTTGGGATTGTTTATGGAATTTCTGATTATGGCTTGTCTAAAAATATTGGGATTAGTCGGAAGCAGGCAAAAGAATTTATCGAAAATTATTTTGAACAATATCCACAAATTAAAGAATATATGGATCAAGCAATTAAAGAAGCACGCGAAAAAGGCTATGCTGAAACAATTATGCACCGTCGGCGTTACTTGCCTGATATCCATGCCAAGAACTTTAATGTCAGATCATTTGCGGAAAGAACAGCAATTAATTCGCCAATTCAAGGTAGTGCGGCTGATATTATTAAAATTGCGATGATTAATATGCAAAAGAAGCTGGACGAACTGAAACTTAAGACGAAAATGGTCTTGCAAGTTCATGACGAATTGATTTTTGATGTGCCTAAAGATGAATTAGAGACAATTAAAAAGATTGTTCCGCAAGTTATGCAATCAGCTGTTAAATTAGATGTACCTTTAATTGCAGACTCAAATTGGGGTCATAATTGGTATGAGGCAAAATAG
- the mutM gene encoding DNA-formamidopyrimidine glycosylase, whose translation MPELPEVETVRRTLEPLIKGKTIKDVTVWYPKIIMGDAQKVAQQLKGKKIIAIDRYGKYLLIRLNEDLTLVSHLRMEGKYRLVTPDQSKQKHEHVQFEFTDGTALRYDDVRKFGRMHLVETGTERVTTGIRHLGPEPNSEEFTLNYFKNALAKKKKNIKNTLLDQSVVSGLGNIYVDEVLWQSKIHPLSSASKIPLAQVESLHDNINHTIKKAIKYRGTSVHTFLDAAGDSGQYQNELKVYGHAGEACTRCGTELEKIKVNGRGTTFCPHCQVLY comes from the coding sequence ATGCCAGAATTACCTGAAGTCGAAACTGTCCGCCGCACACTTGAACCTTTGATTAAGGGGAAAACTATCAAAGATGTAACAGTTTGGTATCCTAAAATTATTATGGGGGATGCTCAAAAAGTGGCTCAACAATTAAAAGGTAAAAAAATAATCGCCATTGATCGTTATGGAAAATACCTTTTAATTAGATTAAATGAAGATTTAACTTTAGTTTCTCATTTAAGAATGGAGGGTAAATATCGCTTAGTTACTCCTGATCAGTCCAAGCAAAAACATGAACATGTTCAATTTGAGTTCACTGATGGCACGGCTTTGCGTTATGATGATGTGCGTAAATTTGGCCGGATGCATTTAGTAGAAACCGGTACTGAAAGAGTAACAACTGGAATTAGACATTTAGGTCCTGAACCTAATTCAGAAGAATTTACGCTTAATTACTTTAAAAATGCACTCGCTAAGAAAAAGAAAAATATCAAAAATACTTTACTTGATCAGTCAGTGGTAAGTGGTCTTGGAAATATTTACGTTGATGAAGTTTTGTGGCAAAGTAAAATTCACCCTTTAAGTAGTGCAAGCAAAATACCACTTGCTCAAGTAGAGAGTTTACATGATAATATTAATCACACTATTAAAAAGGCAATTAAATATCGCGGCACTAGTGTTCATACTTTTCTTGATGCAGCTGGAGATTCTGGTCAGTATCAAAATGAATTAAAAGTTTATGGTCATGCTGGTGAAGCCTGCACTAGGTGTGGAACAGAATTAGAAAAGATTAAGGTTAATGGGAGAGGCACAACTTTTTGTCCTCACTGCCAGGTATTATATTAA
- the murC gene encoding UDP-N-acetylmuramate--L-alanine ligase codes for MLDKNKQIWFIGIKGTGMAALALLLHDLGYNVAGSDIEKYTFTQVPLEKAGIKVTNFDPENIKGSGQIIVKGNAFKQDNPEVSACIEKNVSWQSYPDTVEEVVQAHTSIGVSGTHGKTSTTSLLAHVLGEVAPTSYLIGDGRGQGVADSRFFAYEADEYRRHFLAYHPDYQIMTNIDFDHPDYFKDQADYTSAFQTAAEQTKKGLFVWGDDPRLQSLKIDIPKYTYGFKDTDDFQATNIEKTTQGSTFNVMANGKDLGRFEIHLFGDHSILNATAVIALAYTEKIPMEDIKKGLPTFKGAKRRFSEKDFGDIAVIDDYAHHPTEMRATIQAARQKFPDKELVVVFQPHTYSRTKKYQKDFEEILSDVDKAYITPIYASARESDGDITSEDLTANIPGSEVIDLDNITDLTKHKNAVVVFMGAGDIPKYEDAYEAKLK; via the coding sequence ATGTTAGATAAAAATAAGCAAATTTGGTTCATTGGCATTAAGGGAACAGGAATGGCTGCTTTAGCCTTGCTGTTACATGATCTTGGTTACAATGTGGCTGGTTCTGATATTGAAAAATATACTTTTACTCAAGTTCCTTTAGAAAAAGCTGGTATCAAAGTTACCAATTTTGATCCTGAAAACATCAAAGGTAGCGGACAAATTATTGTTAAGGGGAATGCTTTTAAGCAAGATAATCCAGAAGTAAGTGCGTGCATTGAAAAGAATGTAAGCTGGCAAAGTTATCCTGATACTGTGGAAGAAGTAGTTCAAGCTCACACATCAATTGGTGTATCTGGAACTCACGGTAAAACATCAACTACTAGTTTACTAGCTCATGTTTTAGGTGAAGTTGCTCCAACTTCTTATCTAATTGGTGATGGTCGTGGCCAAGGTGTAGCTGATTCACGCTTTTTTGCTTATGAAGCTGATGAATATCGTCGTCACTTTTTAGCTTACCATCCAGACTATCAAATTATGACTAACATTGATTTTGATCATCCAGATTATTTTAAAGATCAAGCTGACTATACTTCTGCTTTTCAAACTGCGGCCGAACAAACCAAAAAGGGACTTTTTGTTTGGGGTGATGATCCACGTTTACAATCATTAAAGATTGATATCCCTAAATATACCTATGGCTTCAAGGATACTGACGATTTCCAAGCTACTAATATTGAAAAAACTACCCAAGGCTCAACTTTTAATGTAATGGCTAATGGGAAAGATTTAGGGCGTTTTGAAATCCACCTATTTGGTGATCACAGTATTTTAAATGCGACTGCAGTTATTGCCTTAGCTTACACTGAAAAGATTCCAATGGAAGATATCAAGAAGGGCTTGCCAACCTTTAAGGGTGCTAAGAGAAGATTTTCAGAAAAAGACTTTGGTGACATCGCAGTAATTGATGATTATGCCCACCACCCAACTGAAATGCGCGCTACAATTCAAGCAGCACGTCAAAAATTCCCAGACAAGGAATTAGTTGTTGTTTTCCAGCCACATACTTACTCAAGAACTAAGAAATACCAAAAAGATTTTGAAGAAATCTTGAGCGATGTGGATAAAGCTTACATTACTCCAATTTATGCCTCAGCTCGTGAAAGCGATGGTGATATTACTAGTGAAGACTTAACTGCGAATATTCCTGGCTCTGAAGTAATTGACTTGGATAATATTACAGATTTAACTAAACATAAGAATGCGGTCGTTGTATTTATGGGTGCGGGAGATATTCCTAAATATGAAGATGCATATGAAGCTAAGCTAAAATAA
- the nrdR gene encoding transcriptional regulator NrdR has product MECPNCHQNSSRVIDSRPSDENRAIRRRRECENCGFRFTTFERVEQAPLLVIKNDGTREAFSRDKILHGVVMAAQKRPISSFQLGTLADHVVNAIRKQGISEISSKEIGELVMNELANLDDVAYIRFASIYRQFKDVSGFMEAMEDMIKKHSNDKGN; this is encoded by the coding sequence ATGGAATGTCCTAATTGTCATCAAAATTCTTCGCGCGTGATTGATTCTCGTCCAAGTGATGAGAATCGCGCCATCAGACGGCGCCGAGAATGTGAAAATTGTGGTTTTCGTTTTACAACATTTGAACGAGTTGAACAGGCGCCACTATTAGTAATTAAAAATGATGGTACTCGTGAAGCATTTAGTCGTGATAAAATTTTACATGGTGTCGTCATGGCTGCCCAAAAGCGCCCAATTTCTAGCTTTCAATTAGGTACTTTAGCAGATCATGTTGTTAATGCTATTCGTAAACAGGGTATTTCTGAAATCTCCTCAAAAGAAATTGGAGAATTAGTGATGAATGAATTAGCAAATCTTGATGACGTGGCTTATATCAGATTTGCCAGTATTTATCGCCAATTTAAGGATGTTTCTGGTTTTATGGAGGCCATGGAAGATATGATTAAAAAGCATAGTAATGATAAGGGGAATTAA
- the dnaI gene encoding primosomal protein DnaI translates to MESISEVIKKILQERKVAGDSAELAKSSLQNSAVKEFLTQHQNEISKEMIASSLTNLYIFAQQVEKANDKIISDYQPRLFINGSVIDIAYLPTQAKAMATKRQQVAKKIELIDLPNKLRKIELAQVEQTPERRMALLEIASFLKSFAKDPHARGLYLEGDFGVGKTYLLAGLANSIANEGYQVSFLHVPSFIASLSSHFSDNSLSQEVDRLANVPVLILDDIGAETLSEWSRDDVLGVVLQKRMDNVLPTFFSSNMDMKALEDHFAETKNSLDELKAKRLMERVRFLSKEVFVDGKNRRQFNS, encoded by the coding sequence ATGGAATCTATTTCAGAGGTTATCAAAAAAATTTTGCAGGAAAGAAAAGTAGCAGGTGATAGTGCAGAACTAGCTAAAAGCTCCCTTCAAAATTCTGCAGTTAAAGAATTTTTAACGCAGCATCAAAATGAAATCTCCAAAGAAATGATCGCTTCATCTCTGACCAATCTGTATATTTTTGCCCAACAAGTGGAAAAAGCAAATGACAAAATCATTTCTGATTATCAACCACGATTATTTATTAATGGATCAGTGATTGATATTGCGTACTTGCCAACACAGGCTAAAGCAATGGCCACTAAAAGACAGCAAGTAGCTAAGAAAATTGAATTGATCGATTTGCCTAATAAATTGCGCAAGATTGAATTAGCTCAAGTTGAGCAAACGCCTGAGAGAAGAATGGCTCTTCTTGAAATTGCTAGTTTTTTAAAATCTTTTGCTAAAGATCCCCACGCACGTGGCCTTTACCTTGAAGGTGATTTTGGCGTGGGCAAGACCTATTTATTAGCCGGCTTAGCTAATTCAATTGCAAATGAAGGTTATCAGGTTAGCTTTTTGCATGTACCGTCATTTATTGCTAGTTTATCGAGTCACTTTTCTGATAATAGTTTGAGTCAAGAAGTTGACCGTTTAGCAAATGTACCAGTTTTGATTTTAGATGACATTGGGGCTGAAACCTTGAGCGAATGGTCACGTGATGATGTTTTAGGCGTAGTTTTGCAAAAACGCATGGATAATGTTTTACCGACTTTCTTTTCCTCAAATATGGATATGAAGGCATTAGAAGACCATTTTGCGGAAACTAAAAACAGTCTCGATGAACTCAAAGCCAAGCGGTTAATGGAACGAGTACGTTTTTTAAGTAAAGAAGTTTTTGTTGATGGTAAAAATCGCCGCCAATTTAATTCATAA
- the coaE gene encoding dephospho-CoA kinase (Dephospho-CoA kinase (CoaE) performs the final step in coenzyme A biosynthesis.), protein MTLYLGLTGGIATGKSVASNYFSKQGIPVVDTDKIAHQLMEPGKRNYQGIVDYFGKSILNQDLTINRRILGQIVFNEPEQLAALNAITHPWIKHEAMQQMVIFHQLGHKLCVVDVPLLFESGWDEDVDRTIVIAAKQDLEVKRLMERNNLDRQAALERIQSQMPLAEKIKRADYTIENNGTIAELEHQLADLLKMLRKVDTDGMS, encoded by the coding sequence ATGACTTTATATTTAGGTTTAACAGGTGGAATAGCTACCGGAAAAAGCGTAGCAAGTAATTATTTTAGCAAGCAAGGGATTCCGGTAGTTGATACCGATAAGATTGCCCATCAACTAATGGAACCAGGTAAACGCAATTATCAAGGAATTGTTGATTATTTTGGAAAGAGTATCTTGAATCAGGATTTAACCATCAATCGTCGTATTTTAGGGCAAATTGTTTTCAATGAACCTGAGCAGTTAGCAGCTTTAAATGCAATTACTCATCCTTGGATTAAGCATGAAGCTATGCAACAAATGGTAATTTTTCACCAATTAGGTCACAAGCTTTGCGTGGTTGATGTGCCTCTTTTATTTGAAAGTGGTTGGGATGAAGATGTAGATCGCACGATTGTAATTGCGGCAAAGCAAGACCTTGAAGTAAAACGCTTAATGGAGCGCAATAACTTAGATCGCCAAGCAGCATTGGAAAGAATTCAGAGTCAAATGCCGCTAGCAGAAAAAATTAAAAGAGCTGATTATACGATCGAAAATAATGGCACAATTGCTGAACTAGAACATCAGTTAGCTGATTTATTGAAGATGCTGAGAAAGGTTGATACAGATGGAATGTCCTAA